One Thalassotalea sediminis DNA segment encodes these proteins:
- a CDS encoding DUF819 domain-containing protein has protein sequence MITSAFAFFTVLLAVAGGLKCIEYKSDSKLFKTLPVIVILYFVIILLSTLGLWSKSAEITSAYSSLKTNILPAMIFLMLLKADLRQIKKLGGKIVLAFFSASVSIGVAFVVAFMIFLPSLEPDSWKTFAALSGSWMGGMGNMAAIQLALDVPDSRMGYTLIIDSIDYALWVMLLLALVPHAKLFDRWVGTNSEKLDTVAQSLSEEQTTESSSELTTALLILLSLSLLVSVVTQSIASMLPASTFFSETTWTVLIVTVLGVLAAMTPISKLQGSEAISTIMLYIIIALIASRANFYELTEAPLYIFMGMVILFIHGLLMVLFAKLFKFDLFTCGIASLANIGGVASAPILAAAYSRALIPVGVLMALIGYIVGTAGGLLVGKILSMLA, from the coding sequence ATGATCACTTCCGCATTTGCTTTTTTTACTGTCTTACTTGCTGTTGCAGGGGGGTTGAAGTGTATTGAATATAAAAGTGACAGCAAGTTATTTAAAACGTTACCCGTAATCGTGATTCTATACTTTGTTATCATCCTGCTATCGACGCTAGGCTTGTGGAGTAAATCTGCGGAAATAACGAGCGCTTATAGTAGTCTAAAAACGAATATCCTACCTGCGATGATCTTTTTAATGCTACTTAAAGCGGACTTAAGACAAATTAAGAAACTTGGCGGGAAAATCGTGTTAGCGTTCTTTAGCGCCTCAGTAAGTATTGGTGTTGCATTTGTCGTTGCTTTTATGATTTTTTTACCGTCTCTAGAGCCTGACTCTTGGAAAACGTTTGCGGCGCTTAGTGGCAGTTGGATGGGAGGGATGGGCAATATGGCGGCTATTCAACTCGCATTAGATGTACCCGACAGCCGAATGGGCTACACGCTTATTATTGATTCAATTGATTACGCCTTATGGGTGATGCTTTTACTGGCATTAGTACCGCACGCCAAGTTATTTGATCGATGGGTAGGAACAAACAGTGAAAAACTCGACACGGTTGCGCAAAGTTTGTCGGAAGAACAAACTACAGAGAGTTCGAGTGAACTTACGACAGCCTTATTAATTTTACTTTCATTGTCGCTGTTGGTTTCGGTAGTTACGCAATCTATTGCGTCGATGTTACCGGCATCAACCTTCTTTAGCGAAACGACGTGGACTGTGTTGATCGTAACCGTACTTGGTGTGCTTGCGGCAATGACGCCAATAAGTAAATTGCAAGGTTCTGAAGCGATTTCAACGATCATGCTTTATATAATTATTGCCCTTATCGCATCTAGAGCAAATTTCTATGAATTAACCGAAGCACCGCTTTATATTTTCATGGGGATGGTCATTTTGTTTATTCACGGCCTATTAATGGTACTGTTTGCAAAGCTATTTAAGTTTGATTTATTCACTTGTGGTATTGCATCACTCGCCAATATTGGTGGCGTAGCATCAGCACCTATACTGGCTGCTGCCTATTCGAGAGCATTAATTCCCGTAGGCGTTTTAATGGCTCTGATTGGTTATATTGTTGGCACTGCTGGCGGGCTTTTGGTGGGAAAGATACTGTCAATGCTCGCGTAA
- a CDS encoding D-amino acid aminotransferase: MNIVYLNNQFIPSNEAKISPMDRGFLFGEGIYEVIPSYEGKFIGLQVHLNRLYNGLESLGISSPLSNEKWIELCQELIARNEGENLAVYLHVTRGDSPTRNHAYPTNTTPTVFAFTFDIPAQPVPEKQNATVYNVSSQQDLRWKRCQIKSTSLLGNVMHFQHSINEGNKETILFNDQNQLTEASASNVFIVKNNTIMTPPLDNQILPGVTRHIVLALLKEHSKFTIEERAISYDEVLNADEVWLTSSTKEIAPVIKIDDNIIASGKVGDVWLEAQTLFSQYKYQY; the protein is encoded by the coding sequence ATGAATATAGTTTATTTAAACAATCAATTTATCCCCAGCAATGAAGCAAAAATTTCACCGATGGATCGAGGCTTTTTATTTGGCGAAGGTATTTATGAAGTAATCCCTAGCTATGAAGGTAAGTTTATTGGCTTACAAGTTCACCTAAATCGGCTTTATAATGGTTTAGAATCTTTAGGTATCTCATCACCATTAAGTAACGAGAAATGGATTGAACTATGCCAAGAATTAATTGCACGTAACGAAGGGGAAAATTTAGCTGTTTATCTTCACGTAACCCGTGGTGACTCACCAACGCGCAACCACGCATATCCAACAAATACAACACCGACCGTTTTTGCATTTACTTTTGACATTCCCGCGCAACCTGTGCCCGAAAAACAAAATGCAACAGTATATAATGTTTCGAGCCAACAAGATTTAAGATGGAAAAGATGCCAAATTAAATCCACGTCGTTATTAGGCAATGTTATGCACTTTCAACATAGTATTAATGAAGGCAACAAAGAAACAATTTTATTTAACGACCAAAATCAACTGACAGAAGCAAGTGCGAGTAATGTCTTTATTGTAAAAAACAATACTATTATGACACCGCCATTAGATAATCAAATTTTACCTGGTGTTACGCGACATATTGTATTGGCGCTGTTAAAAGAACATAGCAAATTCACGATAGAAGAAAGAGCCATTTCATACGATGAAGTCTTAAATGCAGATGAAGTTTGGCTTACCAGTTCGACGAAAGAAATCGCTCCTGTTATCAAAATAGATGACAACATTATCGCTTCTGGAAAGGTTGGCGATGTATGGTTAGAAGCCCAAACACTATTTTCTCAATATAAATATCAGTACTAA
- a CDS encoding anhydro-N-acetylmuramic acid kinase: MENDINTNKANLYIGIMSGTSVDGIDVVLAKIANNKSALIGGFSCDFDESIRSEVLALCQNTQCNLEALGQLEVKLAKSYAKAVQQLLTNYQIERSQVRAIGCHGQTVLHNPFGDNPFSMQLVNANVLAAETGITCVTDFRGMDIAFKGQGAPLVPMFHQSLFESSTHSSEFTANTALLNLGGIANLTLINQDTLTGFDTGPSNILLDSWMQTKFSQPYDEDGKVSLSGQVNKPLLATLLADNYFSLPHPKSTGREYFNLAWLTQKLEQYSHSSNISDADIMATLVELTATSVTNELNKALNVKSNPDFQPSGNLLVFGGGTKNTALMNAISRLLPLWHIKTTDSIGIESQYMEALAFAWLGYRCITGQVANAPSVTGAEQATILGQITQVSCHQLVLGE, from the coding sequence GTGGAAAATGATATAAATACAAATAAAGCGAACCTTTATATTGGCATTATGTCAGGCACTAGTGTTGATGGTATAGATGTGGTGTTGGCAAAAATCGCAAATAATAAATCAGCACTTATTGGCGGATTTTCCTGCGATTTTGATGAAAGTATTAGATCGGAAGTACTGGCACTGTGTCAAAATACGCAGTGCAATTTAGAAGCGCTAGGCCAGCTTGAAGTGAAGCTTGCCAAAAGTTACGCGAAAGCCGTTCAACAGCTTTTAACCAACTACCAAATTGAACGTTCTCAAGTGAGGGCAATTGGTTGCCATGGTCAAACGGTGTTGCATAATCCGTTTGGTGATAATCCTTTTTCAATGCAATTGGTCAATGCTAATGTACTTGCAGCAGAAACAGGCATTACCTGTGTGACCGACTTTAGGGGAATGGATATTGCCTTTAAAGGACAAGGTGCACCGCTAGTACCTATGTTTCACCAAAGCTTATTTGAGTCATCTACTCACTCATCGGAATTTACAGCAAACACTGCTTTACTTAACTTAGGCGGTATCGCCAACTTAACGCTTATTAATCAAGATACCTTGACGGGCTTTGATACGGGGCCAAGTAATATTTTACTTGATAGTTGGATGCAAACTAAGTTTTCACAACCTTATGATGAAGATGGAAAAGTTTCACTTTCAGGCCAAGTAAACAAACCTTTATTGGCGACGCTGTTAGCCGATAACTATTTTTCATTACCGCACCCCAAAAGTACCGGCCGAGAATATTTTAATTTAGCTTGGCTTACTCAAAAACTTGAACAGTATTCACACTCAAGCAACATTTCAGATGCCGATATTATGGCTACTTTAGTTGAACTTACAGCGACAAGTGTTACAAATGAACTAAATAAAGCGCTAAATGTTAAGTCAAACCCAGACTTTCAGCCTTCGGGTAACCTTTTGGTCTTTGGCGGAGGCACAAAAAATACAGCTTTAATGAATGCTATAAGCCGTTTGTTACCTTTATGGCATATAAAAACGACGGATAGTATTGGCATAGAGAGCCAGTATATGGAAGCGCTTGCATTTGCATGGCTCGGTTACCGCTGTATTACTGGTCAAGTGGCAAACGCGCCCAGTGTTACCGGTGCAGAGCAAGCAACTATTTTAGGGCAAATTACGCAAGTAAGTTGCCATCAGTTAGTCTTGGGTGAATAA
- a CDS encoding MurR/RpiR family transcriptional regulator produces the protein MSVLIKIKMHASMLTAIEKRIADHILNNPNEVKNYSSKTLAQAVNVSQSSIIKFAQKLGYKGYPALKLALIELKPSKHNLHGDISLQDNLEKVSSKLLASKIEMLRNTQFLNDNAQLTDAVSMILNAEKILISGIGASGLVGKDLCFKLQKIGFAAVYEWSGHNQIACSATLNKNDLVICLSESGKTADVIAVAQQARKQGAAVLAITGVGKSKLRKLSETCLYTVSEPSSLRLSSILARTSQALIIDTLFIAITQKSKILRMQIKKSNETVANNVNKQAYYLSAP, from the coding sequence ATGTCAGTACTAATTAAGATAAAAATGCATGCGAGTATGCTGACAGCCATTGAAAAACGAATAGCTGATCATATTTTAAACAACCCCAACGAAGTCAAAAATTACTCCTCTAAAACATTAGCTCAAGCTGTTAACGTAAGTCAGTCTAGCATTATAAAATTTGCGCAAAAACTCGGTTATAAAGGGTACCCTGCTTTGAAACTTGCCTTAATTGAGCTAAAACCATCAAAGCACAATTTACACGGCGATATATCACTACAAGATAACCTCGAAAAAGTCAGTAGCAAGCTTCTCGCAAGTAAAATAGAAATGCTAAGAAACACGCAATTTCTCAATGATAATGCGCAATTAACCGATGCTGTATCCATGATTCTCAATGCAGAAAAAATTTTAATTAGCGGTATCGGCGCATCAGGCTTAGTAGGTAAAGATTTGTGCTTTAAGCTTCAAAAAATTGGTTTTGCTGCGGTGTACGAATGGAGTGGCCACAACCAAATAGCGTGCTCAGCAACACTTAATAAAAACGACTTAGTGATATGTTTAAGTGAATCAGGCAAAACAGCAGATGTTATTGCGGTGGCACAACAAGCGAGAAAGCAGGGAGCTGCTGTGTTAGCCATTACTGGTGTCGGCAAATCTAAATTGCGTAAACTCTCAGAAACTTGCCTATACACAGTCTCCGAACCCTCGTCCCTGCGCTTATCATCTATATTGGCGAGAACGTCTCAAGCATTAATTATTGACACCTTGTTTATTGCTATCACACAAAAATCAAAAATACTGAGAATGCAAATCAAGAAGTCAAACGAAACAGTAGCGAATAACGTAAATAAACAAGCATATTATTTGAGTGCACCATAA
- a CDS encoding TonB-dependent receptor — translation METLTLKKTALAIKFALLATATLSVNSFAEEASDKERKKDETEVIEVKGFRGSIQKSLNIKRFADNIVDAISAEDIGKFPDQTVADALQRITGVQVEKSEGESNRVSIRGTAPHLNLTLLNGQNVASATASHSILKASRGFNYSLLPTEIIDTLEVHKSAQAKVQEGSVGGTVIVKTRQPLKEKSNTAVFSLKDSYQETSGEHSPTYSGYYTWKNDDEKFGFNIGAVVKETTTQRDGYSSSGFEKSHMINEQAVYTPLDVTSSRYRSDKELTTLSSALQLELTEGVILTFNNLISGVDKTNKSTSNGAYIGYNDPAKSGLTGTLTGDILTSGSIVLDPLDLGTDPKYQHKQDYFESRYALSREVGEYETKVHDLRLDWQGTNFDLAVQVGITKAEGNIAIQALDYEAQTDAHYDVGASRPSYELLSNPQPEDYFGTYMADKLFENEQEETYFQTDLNYQFDHDFVTSIDVGVKYIDHTKSSQIFLEIKYPWLSYNEEYSGSAWLESIYPGFGVQSINMGGMTNGLAKNFMGGGTHPHLFNYDFSKLDSAFNQVDTLREYNHLGYSLALEEKITSGYAQVNFESGKLKGNAGIRIAKTDQTSIGVDILTPAGWYKPDVLFDTAVPVSVERDYTDVLPSLNLSYSLEDDIILRFAAAKVISRPDYDLLAQRKIYSRAGGVQGNPMLDPTKATQYDISAEYYFTDSSILSFAYFIKNIETYVDTENVLAKVLLPVDDSVNEFGIDGATYEVTEMELRTPVNGSGGTNKGFEINLQHDFSNGFGALANYTYQDADMDEEGAVLPNNSKDTFNMSGYYEVEDYSIRLSYTFRSAYYSGIARNIDRYTDDYGQWDANMNYHINDNVSLNLQVINLTDENAESYVKSETGDTARLAEYNYGRRIFAGVSVRF, via the coding sequence ATGGAAACGCTAACACTAAAAAAAACAGCACTTGCAATCAAATTTGCTTTGCTTGCAACAGCAACTTTATCTGTCAATTCATTTGCGGAAGAAGCAAGTGATAAAGAACGCAAAAAAGATGAAACAGAAGTTATTGAAGTAAAAGGGTTTCGTGGTTCAATACAAAAAAGTTTAAACATCAAAAGGTTTGCAGATAATATTGTTGATGCTATTTCTGCTGAAGATATTGGTAAGTTTCCTGATCAAACCGTTGCAGATGCCTTACAGCGTATTACGGGTGTTCAGGTTGAGAAATCTGAAGGTGAGAGTAATCGCGTCAGTATTCGTGGAACAGCACCTCATTTAAATTTAACGCTACTTAACGGTCAGAATGTTGCTTCAGCAACCGCTTCTCATTCAATTCTAAAAGCATCTCGTGGTTTTAATTATTCATTATTACCTACAGAAATTATTGATACCTTGGAAGTACACAAATCTGCACAAGCAAAAGTACAAGAAGGCTCTGTTGGTGGCACGGTGATAGTAAAAACTCGCCAACCACTGAAAGAAAAATCTAACACTGCGGTATTTTCATTAAAAGATTCATATCAAGAAACAAGTGGCGAGCACTCACCAACCTACTCGGGTTACTACACGTGGAAAAATGACGACGAAAAATTTGGTTTTAACATTGGTGCCGTTGTAAAAGAAACTACGACTCAACGTGATGGTTATAGTTCTTCAGGCTTTGAAAAATCACATATGATTAATGAACAAGCCGTATACACACCACTTGATGTAACATCGTCTCGTTACAGGTCAGATAAAGAGCTGACTACATTGTCATCTGCGTTGCAATTAGAGCTAACAGAAGGCGTTATTTTAACGTTTAACAATTTGATTTCAGGTGTCGATAAAACCAATAAAAGCACATCAAATGGCGCTTACATCGGTTATAACGATCCAGCAAAGTCAGGCCTAACAGGCACGCTTACTGGCGATATTTTAACATCAGGCTCTATTGTGTTAGATCCGTTAGATTTAGGCACAGATCCGAAATATCAGCATAAACAAGATTACTTTGAATCCCGTTATGCGTTATCGCGTGAAGTGGGTGAATATGAAACCAAAGTTCATGATTTACGTCTAGATTGGCAAGGCACTAATTTTGATCTCGCGGTACAAGTAGGTATCACTAAAGCTGAAGGCAATATTGCGATACAAGCGTTAGATTATGAAGCACAAACAGATGCTCATTATGATGTAGGCGCTAGTCGACCGTCTTATGAATTGCTTTCAAATCCTCAGCCGGAAGATTATTTCGGTACCTACATGGCAGACAAACTGTTTGAGAATGAACAAGAAGAGACCTACTTCCAAACCGACTTGAACTATCAATTTGATCATGACTTTGTAACCTCAATCGACGTTGGTGTTAAGTATATTGACCACACTAAAAGTTCTCAGATTTTCTTAGAAATTAAATACCCTTGGCTTTCATATAATGAGGAATACAGTGGCTCTGCGTGGTTAGAAAGTATCTACCCGGGGTTTGGTGTGCAATCTATCAATATGGGTGGTATGACTAACGGTTTAGCGAAAAACTTTATGGGTGGTGGTACACACCCTCACTTATTTAACTATGACTTTTCAAAACTAGACAGTGCATTTAATCAAGTTGATACATTACGAGAGTACAATCATTTAGGTTATTCTCTAGCGCTTGAGGAAAAAATTACCAGTGGTTATGCTCAGGTAAATTTTGAGTCTGGTAAATTAAAAGGTAACGCAGGTATACGTATAGCTAAAACGGATCAAACAAGTATTGGGGTTGATATTCTTACCCCAGCAGGTTGGTATAAGCCTGATGTTTTATTTGATACTGCAGTTCCTGTGAGCGTAGAACGCGATTATACAGATGTGTTACCAAGCCTTAATTTATCATACAGCCTTGAAGACGATATTATCTTACGCTTTGCCGCTGCTAAAGTGATATCACGCCCTGACTATGACTTACTTGCGCAGAGAAAAATTTATTCTCGAGCAGGTGGTGTTCAAGGTAATCCAATGTTAGACCCAACCAAAGCAACACAGTACGATATTTCAGCTGAATATTACTTTACTGACTCCTCTATCTTATCGTTTGCATATTTCATTAAAAATATCGAAACATACGTAGATACAGAGAATGTTTTAGCAAAAGTACTATTGCCCGTTGATGACTCAGTTAATGAATTCGGCATAGATGGCGCAACCTATGAAGTTACTGAAATGGAACTTAGAACTCCTGTTAATGGAAGTGGTGGTACAAATAAGGGCTTTGAAATCAACCTACAGCATGATTTTAGCAACGGTTTTGGCGCGTTAGCTAATTACACGTATCAAGATGCTGACATGGATGAAGAAGGCGCGGTATTACCTAATAACTCTAAAGATACCTTTAATATGAGCGGCTATTACGAAGTTGAAGATTACTCAATTCGGTTATCTTATACCTTCCGTAGTGCTTATTATTCAGGCATCGCAAGAAACATAGACCGATATACAGATGACTATGGACAGTGGGATGCCAACATGAATTACCATATTAATGACAATGTTTCTTTGAATCTTCAAGTAATCAACTTAACAGATGAAAACGCAGAAAGTTATGTGAAATCTGAAACAGGTGATACGGCTCGTTTAGCTGAATATAACTATGGTCGACGCATATTTGCTGGAGTTTCCGTCAGGTTTTAA
- a CDS encoding glycoside hydrolase family 10 protein encodes MDFVKRQIKQLTFLLVNYPTRSLIICAALILMIWVLWSKNYVSAPIEVRREFRAAWIATVANINWPSAPGLSQTQQKEEAIRLLDALQAHNFNAVILQIRPQGDALYPSELEPWSYYLTGKQGWAPNNFYDPLAFWIEQAHARGLELHAWLNPYRVHHINGGDISDQSLVKKLEEAVIKLDSGYYWLDPSDANAVNHTLNVVADIVHRYDIDGIHMDDYFYPYPSYHSDKEFPDNENYQRYLANDGQLSLGDWRRQHVNEFVHALYQQVKTIKPRVKLGISPFGIWRPGQPKWITGFDQFDKLYADARLWLQKGWVDYFSPQLYWNISKEGQSYPMLLNWWQKQNDLQRHIWPGIRTHNAKTARMVDEVQNQIMINRALLEDNTGQIFWHIGGIIDNQEMTERLNNFSFKQNALIPASRWLDEKQPDAAEIDVNVKQQVEIDIHHDSPDSIGNYVLYSQYGDKWQYQVLPRTSRKATLPLLSIVAPNNDNDNVTTSMLQKVAVSAVSKTGIESLVYITALAD; translated from the coding sequence ATGGATTTTGTTAAACGGCAAATAAAACAGTTAACATTTTTGTTGGTTAACTACCCTACGCGAAGCTTGATAATCTGCGCGGCTTTGATACTGATGATATGGGTATTATGGTCTAAAAATTATGTCTCTGCGCCAATAGAAGTTCGGCGAGAATTCAGAGCTGCTTGGATTGCTACGGTAGCAAATATCAACTGGCCGAGCGCGCCAGGACTATCTCAAACGCAGCAAAAAGAAGAAGCGATTCGTCTACTAGATGCCTTGCAAGCACATAACTTTAATGCTGTTATTCTACAAATACGCCCACAAGGAGATGCTTTATATCCTAGTGAGCTTGAGCCATGGTCATATTATTTAACAGGAAAACAGGGTTGGGCACCTAACAATTTTTACGATCCATTAGCCTTTTGGATTGAACAAGCACATGCTCGTGGCCTTGAGTTACACGCTTGGCTAAACCCTTATCGCGTCCATCATATTAATGGTGGCGATATTTCAGATCAGTCGTTAGTGAAAAAGCTGGAAGAAGCCGTCATTAAATTAGATAGCGGTTACTATTGGTTAGACCCTAGTGATGCTAATGCGGTTAATCATACCTTAAACGTTGTTGCCGATATTGTTCATCGCTACGATATTGATGGTATTCATATGGATGACTATTTCTATCCATACCCCTCCTATCATAGCGATAAAGAGTTTCCCGATAACGAGAACTATCAGCGATATCTTGCTAATGACGGTCAGTTATCACTTGGTGATTGGCGTCGTCAACACGTGAATGAATTTGTTCACGCCTTGTATCAACAGGTCAAAACGATAAAACCTCGCGTAAAACTTGGCATTAGCCCTTTTGGTATTTGGCGTCCTGGGCAACCTAAGTGGATCACTGGCTTTGATCAGTTTGATAAGTTATATGCAGATGCTCGGCTTTGGCTACAAAAAGGATGGGTTGATTACTTTTCTCCACAGCTTTATTGGAACATCAGTAAAGAAGGCCAAAGCTATCCTATGTTGCTAAATTGGTGGCAGAAACAGAATGATTTACAACGTCATATATGGCCAGGCATTCGTACGCACAATGCAAAAACAGCGAGAATGGTTGATGAAGTACAAAACCAAATTATGATAAACAGGGCGTTACTTGAAGATAATACTGGGCAAATATTCTGGCATATTGGCGGGATTATCGATAATCAGGAGATGACAGAAAGACTGAATAATTTTAGTTTTAAGCAAAATGCGTTAATTCCTGCATCTCGTTGGTTAGATGAAAAACAACCCGACGCCGCCGAAATAGACGTAAACGTTAAGCAGCAGGTAGAGATCGACATACATCATGACTCACCTGATAGTATTGGAAATTATGTGCTTTACAGCCAATATGGTGATAAATGGCAGTATCAAGTGTTGCCACGAACGTCACGTAAAGCAACGCTACCATTATTATCTATCGTTGCGCCTAACAATGATAACGATAATGTTACAACATCGATGTTGCAAAAGGTTGCGGTGTCGGCAGTCAGTAAAACGGGGATTGAAAGCTTAGTTTATATAACCGCGTTAGCGGACTAA
- a CDS encoding acyltransferase family protein produces MIHFFSRHADAVLARYAQNRLIALDVLRGITITAMVLVNNPGSWSNIYPPLKHAQWHGLTPTDLIFPLFVFMMGISIGIVINRAKSTPLQHSKIWLRTLKLFGLGLCLFLFYINFQDPGFSWLEDRLYNIRIFGVLQRLAIVFIVTYYLAFYTSAKVQKAIFVAILIAYWLLNALMPYQDNVGNIYVGELAFGNSLVAWVDDFIIGSQHLYYKSAQPFAFDPEGLLSTIPAIASALIGVIISNTLTNNFLKNIDKAKILVKLGIIMLLVGYGFSLIVPINKQLWTSSFVIVSSGWACALLAVLIWIIDIKGYKKWSAPFIVFGVNAIGFFVLSGIFARILIMVPVGETSLKTFLYDRYFSQLFSPTFGSLSFALSFCAICYLIFYKLYQKQVIFKV; encoded by the coding sequence TTGATTCATTTCTTTTCCCGTCATGCAGACGCTGTGTTAGCTCGTTATGCTCAAAATAGATTAATAGCGCTTGATGTTTTGAGGGGCATCACAATAACGGCAATGGTGTTAGTTAATAACCCGGGAAGCTGGTCAAATATTTATCCGCCTTTAAAACATGCACAATGGCATGGGTTAACACCTACTGATCTTATCTTTCCTTTGTTTGTCTTTATGATGGGAATTTCGATTGGTATTGTCATAAATCGGGCAAAATCAACGCCTTTACAACATTCAAAAATATGGCTGCGTACCTTAAAGCTGTTTGGCTTAGGTTTATGCTTATTTCTCTTTTATATTAACTTTCAAGATCCAGGGTTTAGTTGGCTTGAAGATAGGCTTTATAACATAAGAATTTTCGGAGTGCTTCAACGGCTTGCTATTGTCTTTATTGTGACTTATTACCTTGCTTTTTATACCAGTGCAAAAGTACAGAAAGCGATATTTGTTGCGATATTAATTGCTTATTGGCTACTAAATGCATTGATGCCTTATCAAGATAACGTAGGCAATATATATGTGGGGGAATTAGCATTTGGCAATAGTTTAGTGGCATGGGTTGATGATTTTATCATTGGTAGTCAGCATTTATATTATAAAAGTGCACAACCGTTTGCGTTTGATCCAGAGGGGCTGTTAAGTACTATTCCTGCAATAGCATCTGCGCTTATTGGTGTGATTATTTCAAATACGCTAACTAACAATTTTCTCAAGAACATAGATAAAGCTAAGATCCTTGTTAAGCTTGGAATAATCATGCTGCTAGTCGGTTATGGGTTTAGTCTGATTGTGCCGATTAATAAGCAGCTGTGGACCTCGTCTTTTGTGATAGTTTCTTCAGGATGGGCATGCGCACTCCTTGCTGTTTTGATTTGGATAATTGATATTAAAGGTTATAAAAAGTGGAGTGCACCTTTTATTGTCTTTGGGGTTAATGCCATTGGATTCTTTGTTCTTTCTGGTATATTTGCGCGTATATTGATCATGGTACCTGTTGGTGAAACTAGCCTTAAGACCTTTTTATATGATCGTTATTTTAGCCAACTATTTTCACCTACCTTTGGTTCACTTAGTTTTGCACTAAGCTTTTGCGCTATTTGCTACTTAATCTTTTATAAACTGTATCAAAAACAAGTCATCTTCAAAGTATAG